The proteins below are encoded in one region of Methanobacteriaceae archaeon:
- a CDS encoding cation-translocating P-type ATPase — translation MSKNSEKNHTSHNKDTCEHEISDNNRMEKSCECGCSEKTKQSNSHNHEKSSEICHVECDDGENEFCSCCSGDLMDEKDPLWKRKHVLVISISAAIFSFALYLDFFTSQSLLSELLFLIVVGLSGYNTIKSGIKSLLKGRFTINILITFAAFGAFLIGEGAEGASVFLLFYLAEYLEEYASSRARKSIKSLLKMAPEKATIRRNGESMEINVSQVDLKDVVLVKPGDKIPVDGEVKEGISSVNQAAITGESLPITKNPGDPVFAGTLNEEGYLEIEVSKKSTETVISKIIDLVKEAQSKKSPTEQFIEKFAKYYTPAVMGIAAMVAVIPTSVLGQSFDTWFYRALVLLVVSCPCALAISTPVAMVSGITAGTRKGLLIKGGEFIEEMQNIQTVIFDKTGTLTEGNLEVTDLISLNNFVDGEILSIAAALESKSKHPLARAIVKFASENNEMPENSEKGNINDLTLPEVEEFESITGEGLKGKVNDDKFIIGKKTLFDDLKISNTEMDSINEIISNLEKQGKTVIILGKNSNLMALFGLMDKIREKSLNTIKSLKENKIHTLMLTGDNEGTARAVSAKIGVDTYYSNLLPQDKVDIVEKLIEQGQHVAVVGDGVNDAPALALSNIGIAMGVAGSDVAIETADVALMNDDISNVNYLIDLSKRTMAVVKQNVTVSIIIKSSFALMAVLGFVSLWMAVAIGDMGLSLAVIINAMRIGIEK, via the coding sequence ATGTCAAAAAACAGTGAAAAAAACCACACTTCTCATAATAAAGACACCTGCGAACATGAAATTTCAGACAATAATCGTATGGAAAAATCGTGTGAGTGTGGTTGCAGTGAGAAAACAAAGCAATCTAATTCCCATAACCATGAAAAAAGTAGTGAAATCTGTCATGTTGAATGTGATGATGGAGAGAATGAATTTTGTTCCTGTTGTAGTGGAGATTTAATGGATGAAAAAGATCCCTTATGGAAACGCAAACATGTTTTAGTTATCTCTATTTCCGCAGCTATATTCAGTTTTGCCCTATATTTGGACTTTTTTACATCTCAAAGTTTATTATCTGAGTTATTATTCTTAATAGTAGTAGGATTGTCGGGATATAATACCATAAAATCGGGAATAAAGTCACTCTTAAAGGGCCGATTCACCATTAATATTCTCATAACATTTGCCGCTTTTGGTGCCTTTCTAATTGGTGAAGGTGCTGAAGGGGCCTCTGTATTTTTATTATTTTATCTAGCAGAATATTTAGAAGAATATGCTTCAAGCAGGGCTAGAAAATCAATAAAATCCCTTCTAAAAATGGCTCCTGAGAAGGCAACTATCCGACGAAATGGAGAATCTATGGAAATCAATGTTTCACAAGTAGATCTTAAAGATGTGGTTCTGGTAAAACCTGGAGACAAAATCCCGGTTGATGGGGAAGTAAAAGAAGGAATATCTTCGGTTAACCAGGCAGCAATAACTGGAGAAAGTCTTCCCATCACTAAAAATCCTGGTGATCCGGTTTTTGCAGGTACTTTAAATGAAGAAGGTTATTTAGAAATAGAAGTGAGCAAAAAATCTACAGAAACAGTTATATCAAAAATTATTGACCTGGTTAAAGAAGCACAAAGTAAAAAATCACCTACTGAGCAATTCATTGAAAAATTTGCTAAATATTATACTCCCGCAGTTATGGGGATTGCGGCCATGGTGGCGGTAATACCCACCTCTGTTTTGGGACAGTCTTTTGATACCTGGTTTTATCGTGCTTTAGTTTTGCTGGTAGTATCCTGCCCCTGTGCATTAGCTATTTCCACTCCTGTGGCCATGGTATCTGGGATCACTGCGGGTACTCGTAAAGGATTACTAATTAAAGGTGGAGAATTCATAGAAGAGATGCAAAACATCCAGACGGTGATTTTTGACAAAACAGGTACTCTTACTGAGGGTAACTTAGAAGTAACAGATTTAATCTCCTTAAATAACTTTGTTGACGGTGAAATTTTATCAATTGCCGCTGCTTTAGAATCTAAATCTAAACATCCCTTAGCTCGAGCCATTGTAAAATTTGCCAGTGAAAACAATGAAATGCCTGAAAATTCTGAAAAAGGTAATATCAATGATTTAACCCTTCCTGAAGTTGAAGAGTTTGAATCTATAACTGGTGAAGGTCTCAAGGGAAAAGTTAATGATGATAAATTCATCATTGGGAAAAAAACACTTTTTGATGATTTAAAAATATCAAATACAGAAATGGATTCCATTAATGAAATTATTTCCAATTTGGAAAAACAGGGTAAAACAGTTATAATTTTAGGTAAAAATTCCAATTTGATGGCTTTATTTGGATTAATGGATAAAATCAGGGAAAAATCATTAAACACTATTAAAAGCCTTAAAGAGAATAAAATTCACACATTGATGTTAACTGGTGATAATGAAGGGACTGCTAGAGCAGTATCTGCTAAAATCGGAGTGGATACTTATTATTCTAATCTCCTTCCCCAGGATAAAGTGGATATTGTGGAAAAATTAATTGAACAAGGCCAGCATGTGGCTGTGGTGGGAGATGGGGTCAATGATGCCCCTGCTTTGGCTTTATCAAACATTGGTATTGCCATGGGAGTGGCTGGTTCAGATGTGGCCATTGAAACTGCGGATGTGGCCCTTATGAATGATGATATTTCCAATGTCAATTATCTTATTGATTTAAGTAAAAGAACCATGGCTGTGGTTAAACAGAATGTAACTGTATCTATAATTATAAAGTCTTCCTTTGCTTTAATGGCCGTTCTGGGATTTGTTTCTTTGTGGATGGCTGTGGCTATAGGGGACATGGGATTAAGTCTGGCAGTTATCATTAATGCCATGCGTATTGGTATTGAAAAATAA
- a CDS encoding DUF4013 domain-containing protein: MDIDQNIVNSLEYARSNWGKVATLGAVLIVPFIIFLAIVFLGALSNNAAIIITLGIMGTILFIIAAILVQGYFYRVIKSTLAGLDDLPDFDEWGEMFTSGLKVLLVQVVYNIIFGIIAIIPIIVIFLIFGLLGGFLSIFTGALSSSAALTPGALLSSGLLFWGMYLAIFLTYLIMLVVMVLYAIMFPLGIANMAYYDKMSAAFELSQLREKIKDIRWGKAVIWVVAIYFVIIVAVLISYILGLLLVGLILVPLIIIPLMIIFYARSTGLLYLNE, translated from the coding sequence ATGGATATTGATCAAAATATTGTTAATTCTTTGGAATATGCACGATCAAATTGGGGTAAAGTTGCTACCCTGGGTGCTGTTCTTATTGTTCCATTTATTATTTTCTTGGCCATTGTTTTCTTAGGTGCATTATCTAACAATGCAGCGATTATCATTACTTTAGGGATAATGGGAACCATATTATTCATTATTGCCGCAATCCTTGTTCAGGGATATTTTTACCGGGTGATAAAGTCAACCCTGGCCGGCCTGGATGATTTGCCTGATTTTGATGAATGGGGTGAAATGTTTACGAGTGGTTTAAAGGTGCTGCTGGTACAAGTTGTCTATAACATAATATTCGGCATTATAGCAATCATTCCTATAATAGTAATATTTCTAATATTTGGCCTTCTTGGTGGTTTCTTGAGTATTTTCACCGGAGCCCTTTCCAGCTCAGCTGCACTTACTCCCGGAGCATTACTTAGCTCAGGATTATTATTCTGGGGAATGTACTTAGCCATATTCTTGACCTATTTGATAATGCTGGTCGTAATGGTGTTGTATGCCATAATGTTCCCATTAGGAATTGCCAATATGGCCTACTATGATAAAATGAGTGCTGCTTTTGAACTTTCTCAATTAAGAGAAAAAATAAAAGATATCAGATGGGGAAAAGCAGTAATATGGGTCGTTGCCATATATTTTGTGATTATAGTGGCTGTATTAATATCTTATATATTGGGCCTGTTGTTGGTAGGTTTAATTCTAGTTCCACTTATAATAATTCCATTAATGATCATTTTCTATGCTAGATCAACTGGTTTATTATATTTAAATGAATAA
- a CDS encoding HXXEE domain-containing protein produces the protein MDLTILWLVPVAYFVHILEETPRFVPWAIKYLGAPETFGQFVLGNIIFMAYVIIATSLAIFYPSELTLVIGLSAAAWIFSNFLIHAYYTLRTGEYSPGVVTASAIYVPVSLYIYYNFLGSGMLSTLDFVLSIIIGFAIMYVPTIIQEKRKGKI, from the coding sequence ATGGATTTAACTATTTTATGGCTGGTACCGGTAGCATATTTTGTACATATTTTAGAAGAGACACCACGTTTTGTTCCCTGGGCCATTAAATATCTTGGTGCGCCTGAAACATTTGGGCAGTTCGTTCTGGGAAATATTATTTTCATGGCCTACGTTATCATAGCAACATCACTGGCAATATTTTATCCTAGCGAATTGACGCTGGTTATCGGATTATCGGCTGCGGCATGGATATTCTCAAATTTCTTAATCCATGCATATTACACTCTACGAACAGGTGAATATTCTCCAGGTGTTGTGACTGCAAGTGCAATATATGTCCCTGTTTCATTATATATTTACTACAACTTTTTAGGATCTGGAATGTTAAGTACCCTGGACTTTGTATTGTCCATAATCATAGGTTTTGCAATAATGTATGTTCCAACCATAATACAAGAAAAGAGAAAGGGAAAAATATAG
- a CDS encoding GNAT family N-acetyltransferase has protein sequence MILLGKEKYEEVKEPLETVTLNNLFARSVVEKQVSGEIYVDNETNPETFYIIHPYGMSLLFGDLNNSDFNAKFRVYALNLNQTRNRHEWMQVFPKEWDAVLNDLLKDSIVKSSDNAEDIKKGIVEINTRINFKFNLDKYLEFKKNNINHDLRIVRTDKNIFTDMKGTVVPIYFWDSANDFYGNGIGFSLYHENSLASTAFSAFIHDNMLELGMETIEEFRGRGFAQHTCSALIDYCLENNYEPIWACGQENIGSYKLALKLGFEPAGRFSYYRLSD, from the coding sequence ATGATATTACTCGGAAAAGAAAAATATGAAGAGGTGAAAGAGCCACTGGAAACTGTGACTTTAAATAATTTATTTGCACGTTCTGTCGTTGAAAAACAGGTATCTGGTGAGATTTATGTGGATAATGAAACCAATCCAGAAACATTTTACATAATCCATCCTTATGGTATGTCATTACTTTTCGGCGATTTAAATAATTCTGATTTCAATGCAAAATTCAGGGTTTATGCTTTAAATTTAAATCAAACTCGAAATAGGCACGAATGGATGCAAGTATTTCCAAAAGAGTGGGATGCTGTTTTAAACGATCTATTAAAGGATTCTATCGTGAAATCCTCAGATAATGCTGAAGATATTAAAAAAGGGATAGTTGAAATAAATACTCGGATAAATTTTAAATTCAACTTGGATAAATATCTAGAATTTAAAAAAAATAATATTAATCATGATTTAAGGATTGTTCGCACTGATAAAAATATATTTACAGATATGAAGGGTACTGTTGTACCGATTTACTTTTGGGACAGTGCCAATGATTTCTATGGGAATGGTATTGGTTTCAGTTTATATCATGAGAATAGTTTAGCTTCAACGGCTTTTTCTGCATTTATTCACGATAATATGCTAGAATTGGGAATGGAGACCATTGAAGAATTTCGTGGTAGAGGATTTGCTCAGCATACCTGTTCGGCACTTATAGATTATTGTCTGGAAAACAATTATGAACCAATATGGGCATGTGGACAAGAAAATATTGGTTCTTATAAGTTAGCTCTAAAGCTTGGATTTGAACCTGCTGGAAGATTTTCATATTATAGATTAAGCGATTAA